Within Dromaius novaehollandiae isolate bDroNov1 chromosome 8, bDroNov1.hap1, whole genome shotgun sequence, the genomic segment TGCATTATCTTACTAGTAATAACAAACTAGAAAGGATGTCAATTGACTCTTCTTATCTAACACTAGCTTTGTTATTCTAAAATCTAGAAATACTAAGTCAATCAGCAAATATAAAGATCAACAAAATTCCCACAAAATCACAGCTGCTTCAGATTCAAAATCTTACCTTTTTCAATACACTGTTCAAAATCTACCGGTTCTTTAGACACACTTCTTTCAATCCTTAAAGTCCGCACTGAAACATACATACATGTCAAGTATCAACATGGATTTTGATTCTTCACGGACAATGATCTTCATTGCATtgattttcatcttcaaagcattttaccAGCATTAACTAATTCGCTCTCCCACTTAGAGGTTAGGATTAATATAATCCTCATCCACATTTTCCaaacaaagaaaagttttcatttcttttgcttaGCACCTGCTAGCAGTCAAACTCCTGACTCCTTGCTCTGATCTCATACTATTCCTTTCTGCCCTGCAGCtcacatttttcctgtttaaaaatctAAAACTAACAGAGTTCTGTTCTATGGAATTATAAaatcaaaacattcaaaataaataaatcatttaaacAGTAAGTATTGTAGTCCAGTTCGTTACATTAGCTTAACCACCACTGTGCTACAGAACATTTAGCAACAAACTCAAGACAAAGGTattaaaacagcagaataaaCAAGCATGGGGAGGGTAGATTTGCCATCTTCTTCCTCGTATATTTACGAAAAACTTTAGATTTTGGGGGGCTGCTGTTTTAAGCTAGATCTTTACAAATTTGTTCAAAACGATTACTTACAGAATGTGACACAACTGTGAGAAATTAAATGTatggagacacacacacacatgcacacgtgcatGCTCTAACACTGCGGTATAGGAATTCTCACCTAAATAACACTGAATTGTGACTTTGCTGATTTTGACACACGTAGGAAAAGCGATAATGAATTCCTGCGGGAACATCCCTGTCGTCGTCCAAAAGGTTTCTGAACTTCTGTGGAGGAAACAAAAGCACAACCTGCTGTTTTTCCTTCGTAACTTCCTCGACAGATAcatttaccaaaaagaaaaaagataaatccATTGGGGACATTTAAAATACCCCCCCACCGCGCGCCCGAAGTCAGCCCGgttcccccccccggcgcccccgcacCCGTCCGCCATGTTCTCGGGGGGGTACTTCTCGTCGCTGGAG encodes:
- the IFT25 gene encoding intraflagellar transport protein 25 homolog, with translation MKAADWCLSSAGAAVVLATSSDEKYPPENMADGSSETFWTTTGMFPQEFIIAFPTCVKISKVTIQCYLVRTLRIERSVSKEPVDFEQCIEKDLQYTEGELQTEEFPLPDFQATYLRFIIKSAFDHFVSVHRVMAEGTAENM